One stretch of Armigeres subalbatus isolate Guangzhou_Male chromosome 2, GZ_Asu_2, whole genome shotgun sequence DNA includes these proteins:
- the LOC134212890 gene encoding chromodomain-helicase-DNA-binding protein 1 isoform X1 — MSQSKEDKSDSDNESSSDSKSESGSSESESESGSGSSSSGGSSDNEEDHQRRDTSVNTSAQNDDDNAQDGLKPEENGTASGDDGEDDENNSSANHRNNVSKSGDEEDEDGEENDSGAVSAEKMNHSGETNNDKSRSSGHSEGSGSEESGEEDNQSEAQNGSDSEDSGKPSNASQTQDDDDDDGSGSHNSDDDNEQEEEHSSKSSYDDEDYAANRRRNNARKKAAAAQAKRRTTTTAQPKKKKSSNRWKSETSEDSDASEPDSSDDEDDSRSYGARRAAATKKRPAPAAKSKPAAKKKKRAAAYSSDEASDSEGETSRQGRNRRKTAVSYKEASGDDVTDSEDLLEVDQEAEEAAAAAAAEEEKSETIERIIGQRMGKKGATGATTTTYAVDEGGDPNEGIDEKDTDSIEQQYLIKWSGWSYLHCTWESEDTLKEQKVKGMKKLENYIKREKDIEYWRKYQAGPEDIDYYECQQELQQDLLKSYYNVERVIAQVEKPEGGIDYLCKWESLPYADSTWEDASLIVKKWETKVTEFQDRDNSKRTPSKHCKVMKSRPKFHHLKSQPEYLGEDRGLKLRDYQMDGLNWLVLTWCKENSVILADEMGLGKTIQTICFLYYLFKAQQLYGPFLCVVPLSTMTAWQREFNIWAPEMNVVTYLGDVPSREIIRQYEWCFPNQRLKFNAILTTYEILLKDKTFLGSVSWAVLLVDEAHRLKNDDSLLYKALEEFDTNYRLLITGTPLQNSLKELWALLHFIMPGRFDTWESFERLYGNTSNDKSYTKLHKELEPYILRRVKKDVEKSLPAKVEQILRVEMTSIQRQYYRWILTKNFDALRKGTKGSINTFLNIMIELKKCCNHALLTKQEEFENQTNQDEVVVQLLKGSGKLVLLDKLLCRLKETGHRVLIFSQMVRMLDILAEYLQKRHFSFQRLDGSIKGELRKQALDHFNAEGSTDFCFLLSTRAGGLGINLATADTVIIFDSDWNPQNDLQAQARAHRIGQKNQVNIYRLVTARSVEEDIVERAKKKMVLDHLVIQRMDTTGRTVLDKNGGSNATNPFNKDELSAILKFGAEELFKEDEEGDDELVCDIDEILKRAETRDENPEMPGDELLSAFNVKTFDFDEEKETSAIRNTVKPPTEAEQDGDTKDWDEIIPQNYRERVEAEERNKELNDLYLPPRRKTLQQLNQEEGSGGKKKRKRQADDDTEDESDGSEDGKASKKAGTRGRPSNKEKIPGFSDNELRRLIKSYKKFPAPLKRLEAIAVDAELQEKPLSELKRAAEMLYDRCVQFMEQSKENDEKEKTAEEKAKRGPRAAFSIRFGGVSFNVKTLLQCVEELAPLDDFLPQDADERAKWILNIKTRSANFDVDWNNEDDSRLLRGIYQFGIGSWEAMKMEESLQLSDKILLNEADKKPQAKHLQSRSEYLLKIIRKHIELKKGIGKKPRKQRKPRGDSKAISAEMVHSPLSPGKDEPENNETSSTEDKKTSVSNVSKIKKLSESDSHHHEHDTNSNGPKEDQKEPHKDKKERKKRETKTKETKKEKKKKNTGPMHFTANNEPCALNIIGDLDPNVFNECKEKMRPVKKALKTLDNPDQTLPAEEQVSQTRACLLSIGNQINQCLLVYKDPEKIKEWRSNLWYFVSKFTEVDAKKLFKLYKHALKKRGEGDDGHVSSEKKKDHHHHHGHHHHGHGHGHHHHHSKDGGSSAQNSPVKEAKDKSDKTSKSIPGTPQALQTLGKIKKISKKDNNRNQQQSALVVSTPLAEREKEKPLASERRDRKEKKRLHGGTGAPDRGGDDSKDDNSFAAKRKLEDGELDENSKEYKRLHGDGRNNRDRDKKWDDYDRDRGPRGGGMSRGPPGTPQGMRGGMFQDGGGRGGPYPDDRWNSRDRFSDHKRDRYDNYNRHPPSNYHRDHRDRDRGDRSYKDKRSRYPPNTGGYQNNHYGMPPSNYYPPGDNPYRYAAGYDRGGGPPGGGSGGSGGDFMDYRGGGGGGGAGSGSGGGGGRGDYERRPPPPASS, encoded by the exons ATGAGCCAG TCAAAGGAGGATAAAAGCGACTCGGACAATGAGTCTAGCAGCGATAGCAAAAGCGAGTCCGGCTCGTCGGAATCGGAAAGCGAAAGCGGATCCGGCTCGTCTAGTTCCGGTGGTTCCAGCGACAACGAGGAGGACCACCAGCGACGGGACACCAGTGTAAATACTTCGGCCCAAAACGACGACGATAACGCGCAGGATGGATTGAAACCGGAAGAGAACGGAACCGCTTCCGGGGACGACGGTGAGGACGATGAAAACAATTCCAGTGCGAACCACCGGAACAATGTTAGTAAATCTGGCGACGAGGAAGATGAGGACGGTGAAGAGAATGATAGTGGCGCGGTCAGTGCCGAGAAAATGAACCATAGCGGCGAGACGAATAACGACAAGTCTCGGAGTAGTGGCCACTCGGAAGGGTCGGGATCGGAGGAAAGCGGCGAGGAAGACAATCAGAGCGAGGCACAGAACGGTTCGGACTCGGAAGATAGTGGCAAACCGAGCAACGCCAGTCAAACTcaagatgatgatgacgatgatggttCGGGGAGTCACAATTCGGACGATGACAACGAGCAGGAGGAAGAACATTCGTCAAAAAGTAGTTACGAT GATGAAGACTATGCCGCCAATCGTCGTCGGAATAATGCACGTAAGAAGGCAGCGGCTGCCCAGGCCAAACGTAGGACTACTACAACGGCGCAGCCGAAAAAGAAGAAGAG TAGTAACCGTTGGAAATCGGAAACGTCAGAGGACAGCGATGCGAGTGAACCGGATAGTTCCGATGACGAGGACGACAGCCGAAGCTATGGGGCCCGCAGAGCTGCAGCAACCAAAAAGCGTCCCGCTCCTGCAGCAAAGTCGAAACCAGCAGCCAAGAAAAAGAAACGAGCTGCAGCTTACTCGTCCGATGAGGCAAGTGACAGTGAAGGAGAAACGTCGCGGCAGGGCAGAAACCGGAGGAAAACAGCTGTTAGCTATAAGGAGGCGAGTGGTGACGACGTTACCGATAGCGAAGATTTGCTGGAAGTGGACCAGGAAGCCGAGGAAGCTGCTGCTGCGGCGGCTGCCGAAGAGGAGAAGTCTGAAACAATCGAAAGAATAATTGGGCAACGGATGGGGAAGAAGGGCGCCACTGGTGCGACCACAACGACTTATGCCGTTGACGAAGGTGGTGATCCCAATGAAGGTATTGATGAAAAAGATACGGACAGCATCGAACAACAGTATTTGATCAAATGGTCTGGTTGGTCGTATCTGCATTGCACGTGGGAATCGGAAGATACTCTAAAGGAGCAAAAAGTGAAGGGAATGAAAAAGTTGGAAAACTACATCAAGCGGGAAAAAGACATTGAATACTGGCGGAAATATCAAGCTGGACCAGAAGACATCGATTATTACGAATGTCAACAGGAATTACAACAGGATCTGCTGAAAAGCTATTATAATGTGGAACGCGTTATAGCGCAGGTGGAGAAACCAGAAGGCGGAATCGATTATCTGTGTAAATGGGAATCTCTTCCGTATGCGGATTCAACTTGGGAGGATGCCAGTTTGATAGTGAAAAAATGGGAAACGAAGGTGACTGAGTTTCAAGACAGAGATAACAGTAAGAGGACACCATCGAAGCACTGTAAAGTAATGAAGAGCCGACCCAAGTTCCACCATTTGAAATCTCAACCAGAGTACCTTGGGGAGGATCGAGGCTTGAAGCTTCGAGACTACCAAATGGACGGTTTAAATTGGCTGGTTTTGACGTGGTGCAAAGAAAATTCTGTCATCCTGGCCGATGAAATGGGATTGGGTAAAACGATCCAGACCATTTGCTTTTTATACTACCTGTTCAAAGCACAGCAACTGTATGGACCATTCTTGTGTGTGGTACCGCTAAGTACTATGACCGCGTGGCAACGAGAATTCAACATTTGGGCACCGGAGATGAACGTAGTGACGTACCTCGGTGATGTGCCGTCACGTGAAATCATCCGTCAATATGAATGGTGCTTCCCCAACCAGAGGCTTAAGTTCAATGCTATTCTAACGACGTACGAGATTCTGCTCAAGGACAAAACTTTCCTGGGAAGTGTCAGTTGGGCGGTTCTTTTGGTTGACGAAGCACATCGTCTCAAGAACGATGATTCTCTATTGTACAAAGCATTAGAAGAGTTCGATACGAACTATCGTTTATTGATCACCGGAACACCGCTCCAAAACTCCCTCAAAGAACTGTGGGCTCTACTCCACTTCATCATGCCAGGCAGGTTCGACACGTGGGAATCATTTGAAAGGCTTTACGGCAACACCAGTAATGATAAATCGTACACCAAACTGCATAAGGAACTCGAGCCCTACATTCTTCGGCGAGTGAAAAAGGATGTGGAAAAAAGTCTTCCGGCAAAAGTGGAACAAATTCTTCGAGTAGAAATGACATCTATCCAACGGCAGTACTACAGGTGGATTCTGACAAAGAACTTTGATGCTTTGCGGAAAGGTACTAAAGGTTCGATCAACACATTCCTAAACATTATGATCGAACTGAAAAAATGCTGCAATCATGCTTTGTTGACCAAACAAGAGGAGTTTGAAAATCAGACGAACCAGGATGAGGTGGTGGTTCAGTTGCTGAAAGGGTCTGGGAAACTGGTACTGCTAGACAAGTTGTTATGTCGCCTGAAGGAAACTGGCCATAGAGTGCTGATATTTTCCCAGATGGTACGGATGTTGGACATTCTGGCAGAGTATCTTCAGAAGAGACATTTCTCCTTCCAGCGACTGGATGGCAGTATTAAGGGCGAACTTCGGAAGCAGGCGTTAGATCATTTCAATGCGGAAGGGTCAACGGATTTCTGTTTCCTATTATCAACTCGTGCCGGTGGATTGGGTATCAATCTAGCCACTGCTGACACGGTCATCATTTTTGATTCAGATTGGAATCCACAAAACGATCTGCAAGCACAAGCTCGGGCACATAGGATAGGTCAGAAAAATCAGGTCAACATTTATCGATTGGTTACTGCGCGATCGGTGGAAGAAGATATTGTAGAGAGGGCGAAGAAGAAGATGGTGTTGGACCACTTGGTCATTCAACGGATGGATACAACTGGTCGGACGGTACTGGATAAGAACGGAGGAAGTAATGCGACTAATCCGTTCAACAAGGACGAATTGTCAGCGATTCTGAAGTTTGGTGCCGAGGAATTGTTTAAGGAGGATGAGGAAGGAGACGATGAACTGGTATGTGATATTGATGAGATTCTGAAGCGGGCGGAAACTAGGGATGAGAATCCCGAAATGCCGGGCGATGAACTGTTGTCGGCTTTCAATGTGAAAACGTTTGATTTTGATGAAGAAAAGGAAACTTCTGCGATTCGAAACACCGTAAAACCACCGACGGAAGCCGAACAGGATGGTGATACTAAAGACTGGGATGAGATTATTCCGCAAAATTACCGGGAGCGGGTGGAAGCTGAAGAACGGAACAAAGAGTTGAACGATCTGTATCTGCCCCCGCGACGAAAAACTCTTCAGCAACTGAATCAAGAGGAGGGTAGCGGTGGTAAGAAAAAGCGGAAAAGACAAGCCGATGATGACACCGAAGACGAATCTGATGGAAGTGAGGATGGAAAAGCCAGTAAGAAAGCGGGTACGAGGGGAAGACCTTCCAATAAGGAGAAAATTCCAGGTTTTTCGGACAATGAGCTGCGAAGGCTCATCAAGAGCTATAAGAAATTCCCAGCACCACTGAAACGATTAGAAGCAATCGCAGTAGATGCCGAGCTTCAAGAAAAACCTCTTTCCGAACTAAAGCGGGCAGCCGAGATGTTGTACGATCGATGTGTTCAGTTCATGGAACAGTCCAAAGAGAATGACGAAAAAGAGAAAACTGCCGAAGAGAAGGCTAAACGAGGTCCTCGAGCAGCTTTTTCCATTCGTTTCGGAGGCGTCTCATTTAACGTAAAAACTCTGCTGCAGTGTGTCGAAGAACTGGCTCCATTGGATGATTTTCTACCTCAAGATGCGGATGAACGAGCTAAATGGATTCTCAACATCAAAACCCGTTCCGCCAACTTCGACGTTGATTGGAACAATGAAGATgattctcggctacttcgaggAATCTATCAGTTCGGCATTGGTTCCTGGGAAGCAATGAAAATGGAAGAATCTTTACAATTATCGGACAAAATTTTATTGAACGAAGCCGATAAGAAACCTCAAGCCAAACATCTTCAATCGCGTTCCGAGTATTTGCTGAAGATTATCCGCAAGCACATTGAACTGAAGAAAGGAATTGGTAAGAAGCCTCGCAAGCAACGCAAACCACGCGGTGATAGTAAAGCAATCTCTGCGGAAATGGTGCATTCTCCGCTGTCTCCCGGTAAGGACGAACCTGAGAACAACGAAACATCCTCAACGGAAGATAAAAAGACCTCCGTGTCAAATGTTTCCAAAATCAAGAAATTGTCTGAATCGGATTCGCATCACCATGAGCACGATACGAATTCGAATGGTCCTAAAGAAGATCAAAAGGAACCTCATAAAGATAAAAAAGAACGAAAGAAAAGGGAAACAAAGACTAAGGAAactaaaaaagagaaaaagaagaagaatacggGACCAATGCACTTCACGGCTAATAACGAACCGTGTGCGTTGAATATTATCGGAGATCTGGATCCGAATGTATTCAACGAGTGTAAGGAGAAGATGCGACCGGTCAAGAAGGCACTTAAAACACTCGATAATCCTGATCAAACACTGCCGGCGGAGGAACAGGTGAGCCAAACGAGAGCCTGTCTGTTGAGTATCGGTAATCAAATAAACCAGTGTCTCTTGGTCTACAAAGACCCGGAGAAAATCAAAGAATGGAGAAGCAATCTGTGGTATTTTGTGTCGAAATTCACTGAAGTCGATGCAAAGAAGCTTTTTAAATTGTACAAGCATGCGCTGAAAAAACGTGGCGAAGGTGACGACGGACATGTTTCCAGTGAAAAAAAGAAAGATCACCATCACCATCATGGCCATCATCACCACGGTCATGGTCATGggcatcatcatcaccattcCAAGGATGGTGGGAGCTCCGCTCAGAACTCACCTGTCAAGGAAGCTAAAGACAAATCGGACAAGACTTCGAAAAGCATTCCAGGCACACCACAAGCTCTGCAAACGTTGGGTAAAATCAAAAAGATTAGCAAGAAAGACAACAATCGGAATCAACAGCAGAGTGCATTGGTGGTGTCGACGCCGTTGGCTGAAAGGGAAAAGGAGAAACCGTTGGCCAGCGAACGACGAGATCGGAAGGAGAAGAAACGCTTACACGGTGGAACTGGCGCACCAGACCGGGGTGGTGATGACAGCAAGGATGATAATTCGTTTGCGGCAAAGCGCAAATTGGAAGACGGAGAATTGGACGAGAATAGCAAAGAGTATAAGCGGTTGCATGGTGATGGAAG GAACAACCGAGATCGGGACAAAAAGTGGGACGACTATGATCGGGATAGAGGGCCGCGGGGTGGTGGCATGTCCCGTGGTCCTCCCGGCACACCACAAGGAATGCGGGGTGGAATGTTCCAAGATGGAGGAGGGCGCGGTGGTCCTTATCCGGACGATCGGTGGAATAGTCGAGACAG GTTTAGTGACCATAAACGGGACCGATACGACAATTACAATCGACACCCGCCATCAAACTATCACCGCGATCATCGAGATCGGGATCGAGGTGATCGATCCTACAAGGATAAGCGAAG TAGGTACCCGCCCAATACAGGAGGTTATCAGAACAATCATTACGGCATGCCTCCAAGTAATTACTATCCTCCGGGTGATAATCCTTATCGATACGCAGCCGGTTATGACCGGGGTGGAGGACCCCCGGGTGGGGGAAGTGGTGGTTCAGGAGGCGACTTTATGGACTACAgaggtggtggtggtggcggtggtGCCGGTAGTGGCAGCGGAGGCGGTGGAGGACGAGGAGACTACGAAAGAAGGCCGCCACCTCCCGCAAGCTCGTAG